One part of the Magallana gigas chromosome 5, xbMagGiga1.1, whole genome shotgun sequence genome encodes these proteins:
- the LOC105344955 gene encoding glutamate-rich protein 3 isoform X3: MSHVYEGPLATYNSLTDRNLSGYFSNTRMRRHLRKAGLVNKRGELLSENQYRLNMARKEHKKHVKDMLAQAIVHKSLDMERTRQVEIRRKLEEIAKIELVRRVRDKTVVKEEKIGRNRYRVVYVDEHGRELSPNGREDFRTTKAKPQEIDTKHLYALDSAALRKYALQLSRIEQESMSPYLHSPLPTPPRSHRGNRVGSRPRIRSRPRTAEPHRSLSPREKKSAQSSERGSERSYSVSSERDHSLKGTPSRGPRNGYQRRPLNRPRVVEGTLMLHRQEPAMLHQGEVQTLCEITMKYHGPNLTLPRDQYDPTQNISIDQQHCGGNTLTVFKENLKPGDTFSFISRRHRGFPFSLSIFMDGRVDCRVSTCCEYKHAKGVKLGGKMGHFSLLKVEGATPCYKCKLTSKASPRSLKRPPKTQKQPEQLKEEVIVVDRRHVQELSSEVNEEEDENVEIPVEDDSTQQKNKCDTFIDLNPTEDREKDDEKYDDDFDDDEDEEEEKKDEEKGGQDDSSNNEIHGETIEGLENPCSFEKKSGDKKENEEGEINGKEQNLKTTNKQVRFNAEVQKMGTPESSLSRPEIVNDEDDKAEIEDVKPEDVEDGNPNALVNNEDEGAMDTCDEVSEIETDLESPRKIKENDNMKVEKESESQGDSKKKRNEKDDAENKVIEHDNKPQDKQSDDNYSDDFEGSSESTVISLKDQDEKQKTQDHKNSVPNASRCGEYYDEAYACNGDKLSQHDENACVSVNENAQPNPETISMKSFDEEKKFYVEEDSENEELRQGPLKTTYEDMNIIGPLATLLMKVRRKKREMQSRISVDSESDQDGQKETTSEGFGSSSSLEKESGRLGSQTSLSSLPFENQPNGKKKLQPIVLEKKKRKKKVSSASYLTDSGRISSETNGRARRLSDASIRSFDSHRSVEQALEASQEVVKAVLESQKQMAISIQQVTESSKLVVNSSKEVLESSKQVNESSKQVNESSKQVNESSKQVVEASQQAIDTAMKAINTFKQTEKEFACIVNDNEPTEKVEEAVNVNSTSNQNDDHLIGKEGVVISETEHEANMNTNEEEKVALTFDLRKETDTVEETKYDHSQELEKQPSKRNTKIKQFYLEDFDNLSVEDKFHSISDKDFDMVVSLLDKISDPDTPHKPFKSDVSELHKTNLFDFQDVDILPNRDEINVCDEIHEIFDIPKNSQDQLDGEVQTSVEEMHIPVEYQYTDYSTYFDEQDKRKQGQEHETVKELSLTDAAQCSKENENAYNSSSPFMRQKSENANLFHEESMLTKQRRSQSMPIVVKKKEIEVVKPKTFVYIAKDETLYTETVDVKVREMITDDFSSSTKCSTPRNTLVKEKGETIKFSDDSESSILVHKSSEEDVPLSCASDDQQQDRISLDTSAEADLIVDDLLKTLNSISDPKKEMDCENAQKDEESLLDISIEAGIIVEHVLQKVKLSMGQPCVKESESIDKTSTSNDKKEDTVSIDTTKEAELIVEDVLQRVKSEEMKLFDKHTDGKIRNQEKPITPRTDPDGQVTHCLAEESTVKEHVIYTHGPPETNVKSSPEEEKVYSAESLPKQKEEFSKPRPLKRQEALHNLFEAVDRETTLEIQQNSLTEQNEDDFSLCTSEEASLIVKRVIEGMSNEESRKNDEQINDRSNAVTDSANFDSENTASLHTDHLVLRETKIEEISTSFTRGINEEKSLHLTADENNFIPQVELQDIHDDSEISNLEPIPIEKEEVRSIACPVVDVVDVSEPLNKSQEMPRLVKAKSGALIVQYAETDQMTIKKTIYKTNEGKEKVPDRSKENTGHNSPRIAVKEASVISSGIDKSNSTSKNKVDEIEIKDTDQGHKEVTALNTLNEQDKMNGNKEEHVKKAQTDTDKIQTDQEAKNQKLCERKDSNASVSSSSESSETDIKFYMNGEEVKYPKDFQNDKSTDGTPNFLEIDGQMIDLDNLENLDKETYKKVMAVAYNIDVMSTISEEHSTSQSTAHLSNK; encoded by the exons GTTTACGAAGG GCCTCTGGCCACCTACAACAGCCTGACGGACAGGAACCTGTCAGGGTACTTCTCCAACACCCGCATGAGAAGACACCTTCGCAAGGCCGGACTG gtGAACAAACGCGGGGAACTGTTATCAGAAAATCAGTATAGACTCAACATGGCTAGAAAAGAGCACAAGAAGCATGTGAAGGACATGTTAGCTCAGGCCATTGTACACAAGTCGCTGGACATGGAACGCACCCGGCAAGTGGAAATCCGGAGAAAGCTGGAGGAGATTGCCAAGATTGAGCTCGTTAGAAGAGTGAGG GATAAAACAGTGGTTAAGGAGGAGAAAATTGGTAGAAATCGTTATCGG GTTGTATATGTGGATGAACATGGCCGTGAGCTGAGTCCAAATGGACGTGAGGATTTTCGAACAACCAAGGCTAAGCCCCAGGAAATTGATACCAAGCACCTTTATGCT CTGGACTCCGCAGCCTTGAGGAAATATGCCCTTCAGTTGTCTCGTATTGAGCAGGAATCTATGTCTCCATATCTGCACTCCCCTCTTCCCACTCCTCCCCGGAGCCACCGTGGCAACCGCGTGGGGTCACGACCTCGCATTCGCTCCCGCCCAAGGACTGCAGAACCCCATCGCAGTTTAAGCCCAAGGGAGAAGAAG TCTGCACAATCATCAGAGAGAGGTTCCGAGAGGAGCTATAGTGTAAGCTCTGAGCGGGACCACTCTTTAAAGGGTACCCCTTCCCGAGGCCCTCGAAACGGCTACCAAAGACGACCTCTTAATAGACCAAGAGTTGTGGAA GGAACACTGATGCTGCACCGACAGGAACCTGCCATGTTGCACCAGGGGGAGGTGCAGACCCTTTGTGAGATCACTATGAAGTACCATGGGCCTAACCTGACCCTCCCCAGGGATCAGTATGACCCCACCCAGAATATTTCTATTGACCAACAACACTGTGGAGGAAATACCTTGACtgtgtttaaagaaaatctGAAACCTGGTG ACACCTTCAGTTTTATTTCTCGTCGACACCGCGGCTTCCCCTTCAGTCTGTCCATTTTCATGGATGGTCGGGTAGACTGTCGTGTCAGCACTTGCTGCGAGTATAAGCATGCAAAGGGAGTGAAACTTGGCGGGAAGATGGGCCATTTTAGTCTCCTAAAAGTGGAAGGTGCCACTCCATGTTACAA GTGTAAGCTGACCAGTAAGGCTAGTCCAAGATCTTTGAAGAGGCCCCCAAAGACCCAGAAACAGCCTGAACAATTGAAGGAGGAGGTCATTGTTGTCGATAGACGCCATGTACAGGAACTGAGTAGTGAAG TGAATGAGGAGGAGGATGAAAATGTGGAAATTCCTGTGGAGGATGATTCCACTCAACAAAAGAACAAATGTGACACTTTCATTGACCTAAACCCTACTGAGGATAGGGAGAAAGATG atgaaaaatatgacgatgattttgatgatgatgaagatgaagaAGAAGAGAAAAAGGATGAAGAGAAAG GAGGTCAGGATGATTCTTCAAATAATG AAATTCACGGCGAGACCATTGAGGGTTTAGAAAATCCTTGTTCATTTGAGAAAAAGTCAGgagacaaaaaagaaaatgaagaagGGGAAATAAATGGTAAAGAGCAAAATCTGAAAACGACAAACAAACAAGTCAGATTTAATGCTGAGGTGCAAAAAATGGGAACACCAGAGTCCTCATTAAGTAGGCCAGAGATAGTAAATGATGAAGATGATAAAGCTGAAATTGAGGATGTAAAACCAGAAGATGTAGAAGATGGGAACCCAAATGCTCTAGTAAATAATGAAGATGAAGGTGCTATGGATACTTGTGATGAAGTTTCTGAAATAGAGACTGACTTGGAATCTCCtcggaaaattaaagaaaatgataacATGAAAGTTGAGAAAGAAAGTGAAAGCCAAGGGGAttccaaaaagaaaagaaatgaaaaggATGATGCTGAAAATAAAGTAATAGAGCATGACAACAAACCGCAGGACAAACAATCAGATGATAATTACTCTGATGACTTTGAAGGTTCTAGTGAAAGCACAGTTATTTCCCTTAAAGATCAAGATGAAAAGCAAAAAACACAAGACCACAAAAATTCAGTTCCAAACGCATCCAGATGTGGTGAGTATTACGATGAAGCTTATGCATGTAATGGAGACAAGCTTTCACAGCATGATGAAAATGCATGTGTGTCTGTAAATGAGAATGCACAACCAAATCCCGAAACAATAAGCATGAAGTCATTTGATGAGgaaaagaaattttatgtaGAAGAGGATAGCGAAAATGAAGAACTGAGACAGGGTCCCTTAAAAACAACGTATGAAGACATGAACATAATTGGACCTCTTGCAACACTTCTGATGAAAGtaagaagaaagaaaagagaaatGCAGTCGAGAATCTCTGTTGATTCAGAAAGCGATCAAGACGGACAAAAAGAAACAACTTCTGAAGGATTTGGTTCATCCAGCTCCCTTGAAAAGGAATCAGGAAGACTTGGTTCCCAAACGTCATTGTCTTCTTTACCATTTGAAAATCAGCCTAATGGGAAAAAGAAACTACAACCTAttgttttagaaaagaaaaagagaaagaagaAGGTTTCAAGTGCAAGCTATTTAACTGATAGCGGTAGAATATCATCAGAGACTAATGGGAGAGCAAGAAGATTATCTGATGCTAGTATTAGAAGCTTTGATAGCCATAGAAGCGTTGAACAGGCTTTAGAAGCATCACAAGAAGTCGTGAAAGCTGTCTTGGAGTCGCAAAAACAAATGGCTATCTCAATCCAACAAGTCACTGAGTCATCAAAACTAGTAGTTAACTCTTCAAAAGAAGTATTAGAATCAAGTAAACAAGTCAATGAATCTTCAAAGCAAGTGAATGAGTCTTCCAAACAAGTGAACGAATCATCCAAACAGGTTGTGGAAGCCTCGCAACAAGCAATAGATACAGCAATGAAAGCTATTAATACCTTTAAGCAAACAGAGAAAGAGTTTGCCTGCATTGTTAACGATAACGAACCTACAGAAAAAGTTGAAGAAGCTGTAAATGTTAATTCAACATCAAATCAGAACGATGACCATCTAATTGGTAAAGAAGGTGTCGTAATTTCTGAAACAGAACATGAGGCAAACATGAATACAAATGAGGAGGAAAAAGTTGCTTTAACCTTTGATTTAAGAAAGGAAACGGATACAGTGGAAGAAACCAAATATGACCATAGTCAGGAACTAGAAAAGCAACCGTCTAAACGAAATACGAAAATTAAGCAATTTTACCTAGAAGATTTTGACAACCTTTCTGTAGAGGATAAATTCCACAGCATAAGTGATAAAGATTTCGATATGGTTGTCAGTTTATTAGATAAGATATCTGATCCAGACACTCCTCACAAACCATTTAAAAGTGATGTGTCAGAATTGCACAAGACCAATTTATTTGACTTTCAGGATGTAGATATCTTACCAAACAGAGACGAAATAAATGTTTGCGatgaaatacatgaaatatttgatattccTAAAAACAGCCAAGATCAATTAGACGGCGAAGTACAAACGTCTGTAGAAGAAATGCATATACCTGTCGAGTATCAGTACACAGATTATAGCACCTATTTTGATGAACAGGACAAAAGAAAACAGGGTCAGGAACATGAAACAGTGAAGGAACTTTCACTCACCGATGCTGCACAGTGTTCAAAGGAAAATGAGAACGCATACAATTCATCGTCACCATTCATGAGACAAAAATCCGAGAATGCAAATCTATTTCATGAAGAAAGCATGCTAACAAAACAAAGGCGATCTCAATCAATGCCGATTgttgtaaagaaaaaagaaattgaagttGTCAAACCCAAAACCTTTGTTTATATAGCAAAAGATGAAACATTGTACACTGAGACTGTTGATGTTAAGGTAAGGGAAATGATCACAGATGATTTTTCCTCCTCTACGAAATGTTCAACCCCACGAAACACATTAGTGAAAGAAAAAGGTGAAACCATCAAATTTAGTGATGATTCGGAGTCTTCGATCCTTGTTCACAAGAGTTCTGAAGAAGACGTCCCCTTGAGTTGCGCATCAGATGACCAGCAACAAGATAGAATATCTTTAGACACGAGTGCAGAAGCAGATCTTATTGTTGACGATTTGCTGAAAACCCTTAACTCAATAAGTGACCCCAAAAAAGAAATGGATTGCGAAAATGCACAAAAAGACGAAGAAAGTTTATTAGATATAAGCATAGAAGCAGGAATAATTGTTGAGCATGTATTGCAAAAAGTTAAGTTATCAATGGGACAACCTTGTGTTAAGGAAAGCGAGTCAATAGATAAGACTTCAACATCGAACGACAAAAAAGAAGATACCGTGTCCATAGATACAACAAAGGAAGCTGAATTAATAGTTGAAGATGTGTTGCAAAGAGTTAAATCAGAAGAGATGAAGTTATTTGATAAACATACGGATGGGAAGATCAGGAATCAAGAGAAGCCCATTACACCTCGCACTGACCCCGATGGACAAGTCACACACTGTTTAGCTGAGGAGTCTACTGTGAAAGAGCATGTTATATATACACATGGTCCGCCAGAAACAAACGTAAAAAGTTCTCCTGAAGAAGAAAAGGTCTATTCTGCAGAGAGCTTACCTAAACAAAAAGAAGAATTCAGCAAACCAAGACCGTTAAAGCGCCAGGAAGCTTTGCATAATTTGTTTGAGGCTGTTGATAGAGAAACAACTTTAGAAATACAACAGAATTCACTAACTGAGCAAAATGAGGACGATTTCTCTTTGTGTACGAGTGAGGAAGCATCATTAATTGTTAAGAGAGTGATCGAAGGCATGTCAAATGAGGAAAGTAGGAAAAACGATGAACAGATCAATGATAGATCAAATGCTGTGACCGACAGTGCCAATTTTGATAGCGAAAATACAGCGAGTTTACACACAGACCATTTAGTATTAAGAGaaacaaaaattgaagaaatcTCTACGTCGTTTACTCGTGGAATAAATGAGGAAAAGTCACTGCATTTAACAGCagatgaaaataatttcattccTCAAGTTGAATTGCAAGACATCCATGATGATTCGGAAATATCAAATTTAGAACCTATCCCAATTGAGAAAGAAGAGGTAAGATCCATTGCTTGTCCCGTGGTTGATGTGGTAGATGTTAGTGAACCTTTGAACAAATCACAGGAAATGCCACGCCTCGTGAAAGCAAAATCGGGAGCATTGATTGTCCAGTATGCAGAGACAGATCagatgacaataaaaaaaaccatatacaAGACAAACGAAGGGAAAGAAAAAGTGCCTGATAGAAGTAAAGAGAACACAGGACATAATTCACCACGCATTGCCGTAAAAGAAGCGAGTGTCATTTCCAGCGGAATTGACAAATCAAATTCAACTTCTAAAAATAAGGTCGATGAAATCGAGATAAAGGATACCGATCAAGGACACAAAGAGGTTACTGCTCTTAACACACTAAATGAACAAGACAAAATGAACGGAAACAAGGAGGAGCATGTGAAGAAAGCTCAAACTGATACTGATAAAATTCAAACTGATCAAGAAGCGAAAAACCAAAAACTTTGTGAGAGGAAAGATTCTAATGCTTCTGTAAGTTCTAGTTCAGAGTCTTCAGAAACGGATATTAAATTCTATATGAATGGAGAAGAGGTCAAATACccaaaagattttcaaaatgacAAATCGACTGATGGTACCCCAAACTTCTTGGAAATTGATGGTCAGATGATCGACTTAGATAATTTAGAAAATTTAGACAAAGAAACTTACAAAAAAGTTATGGCGGTAGCTTATAATATTgatgttatgtcaacaatatcTGAGGAGCATTCCACAAGTCAAAGCACTGCACATCTCTCAAATAAATAA